In the genome of Streptomyces sp. NBC_00190, one region contains:
- a CDS encoding response regulator transcription factor: MAPVITVAVVDDDRMLLDGMRAWLGGVPELRLVATAATVGELLGPPRAEHPYGPGESAYVPPDVVLLDLALRDGSAPADNIRRLSGSGSRVLMISTIPDRSRIIESVRAGADGYLTKDNDLPTLVAAIKDVAAGRGAHSVELAFACAYDTGPARPRLSPRERQILLDYASGLTLKSAARRAGITVYTAKDYLDRVKAKYQQAGRPAYTKLDLARRVREDSLDGS, from the coding sequence GTGGCCCCGGTGATCACCGTCGCGGTGGTCGACGACGACCGGATGCTCCTTGACGGCATGCGCGCCTGGCTGGGCGGGGTCCCCGAGCTGCGACTGGTGGCGACCGCCGCCACCGTCGGGGAGCTGCTCGGCCCACCGCGAGCGGAACACCCGTACGGGCCGGGCGAGTCGGCGTACGTCCCGCCCGACGTGGTCCTCCTTGACCTCGCACTGCGGGACGGCTCCGCTCCCGCCGACAACATCCGGCGGCTGTCGGGTTCCGGAAGCCGGGTCCTGATGATCAGCACCATCCCGGACCGCTCGCGGATCATCGAATCGGTCCGGGCCGGCGCAGACGGTTACCTGACCAAGGACAACGACCTGCCGACGCTGGTCGCCGCGATCAAGGACGTGGCGGCGGGCCGCGGGGCCCACTCCGTGGAACTCGCCTTCGCCTGCGCCTACGACACCGGTCCCGCCCGTCCCCGGCTCTCGCCCCGGGAGCGGCAGATCCTGCTCGACTACGCCTCCGGACTGACCCTGAAGTCCGCCGCCCGGCGCGCGGGCATCACGGTCTACACGGCCAAGGACTACCTGGACCGGGTCAAGGCCAAGTACCAGCAGGCGGGCCGTCCCGCGTACACGAAGCTCGACCTGGCCCGCCGGGTGCGCGAGGACAGCCTCGACGGGAGCTGA